The following are encoded together in the Triticum dicoccoides isolate Atlit2015 ecotype Zavitan chromosome 6B, WEW_v2.0, whole genome shotgun sequence genome:
- the LOC119326713 gene encoding TOM1-like protein 1 — translation MSDNLMEKVNALGERLKITGSEVSKQMQAGMSSMSFKMKELFQAQTPADKIVEDATAETLEGPDWAANLEICDLINTEKVNSVDLIRGIKKRIMLKEARVQFLALFLLETIVKNCEKAFSEVAAERILDEMVRLIDDPQTVVNNRNKALTLIEAWGESGDELRYLPVYEQTYKSLKSRGIRFPGRDNESLAPIFTPPRSVAEAEVAANFSQQTFEDVHVHTYTAEETKEAFDVARNSMELLSTVLSSSPQQDALQDDLTTTLVQQCYQSQHTIQRFIETAGDNEALLFEALSVNDEVLKVLSKYEEMKKPMASARTEQPVVIPIATEHEDSVTVGNEDALVRKPAAARAMSGGDDDILDDLDEMIFGKKGGSSSQDVSKRQDPKKDDLINF, via the exons ATGAGCGACAATCTCATGGAAAAAGTGAACGCTCTCGGCGAGCGCCTCAAGATCACCGGGTCGGAGGTGAGCAAGCAGATGCAGGCCGGCATGAGCTCCATGAGCTTCAAGATGAAGGAGCTCTTCCAGGCGCAGACTCCGGCCGACAAGATCGTCGAGGACGCTACCGCCGAGACCCTCGAGGGGCCCGACTGGGCCGCCAACCTCGAAATCTGCGACCTGATCAACACCGAGAAGGTGAACAGCGTCGACCTGATCCGCGGGATCAAGAAGCGGATCATGCTCAAGGAGGCTAGGGTTCAGTTcctcgccctcttcctcctcgagACCATCGTCAAGAACTGCGAGAAGGCCTTCTCCGAGGTTGCGGCCGAGAGGATTCTAGATGAGATGGTCAGGCTGATTGATGACCCCCAGACGGTGGTCAATAACAGGAACAAGGCCCTTACGCTCATTGAGGCGTGGGGAGAGTCTGGCGATGAGCTCCGCTACTTGCCGGTCTATGAGCAAACCTACAAG AGCCTGAAATCAAGAGGAATTCGGTTTCCTGGACGTGACAATGAGAGCCTGGCCCCCATATTTACTCCACCACGCTCTGTTGCTGAAGCTGAAGTTGCTGCAAATTTCTCCCAGCAGACATTCGAAGATGTACATGTGCATACATATACTGCTGAAGAAACAAAGGAAGCTTTCGATGTGGCCCGTAACAGCATGGAACTTCTTTCAACTGTTCTTTCATCCTCCCCTCAGCAGGATGCTTTGCAG GATGACTTAACAACCACTCTTGTGCAACAATGCTACCAATCTCAACACACTATCCAGAGATTCATCGAGACGGCTGGAGACAATGAGGCCTTGCTCTTTGAGGCCTTGAGTGTGAATGATGAGGTCCTGAAAGTGCTATCCAAATACGAAGAGATGAAGAAGCCTATGGCGTCGGCACGTACAGAACAGCCAGTGGTCATACCAATTGCCACGGAGCATGAAGATTCCGTGACTGTTGGCAATGAGGATGCCCTGGTCAGAAAACCAGCTGCTGCTCGAGCAATGTCAGGCGGCGATGATGATATCCTCGATGATCTTGACGAGATGATATTTGGCAAGAAGGGGGGCAGTAGTTCCCAGGACGTGTCCAAAAGGCAGGACCCAAAGAAGGATGACCTAATCAACTTCTAA
- the LOC119325433 gene encoding probable 4-coumarate--CoA ligase 2, protein MIKVAAPEVQQPQGVAAAEAVSAVVPEATIFRSKLPDIDIPSHLPLHEYCFAKAAELPDAPCLIAAATGRTYTFAETHAFCRKAAAALHRLGVGHGDRVMILLQNCVEFAVAFFGASFLGAVSTAANPFCTPQEIHKQFVASGAKVIVTQSAYVDKLRHESFRRISTSGGEDTLTVITVDDEATTPEGCLPFWGIVGSADEGSVPEVSISPDDAVALPYSSGTTGLPKGVVLTHGGLVSSVAQQVDGENPNLYMREGDVALCVLPLFHIFSLNSVLLCAVRAGAAVMLMPKFEMGAMLAGIERWRVTVAAVVPPLVLALAKNPVVEQHDLSSIRIVLSGAAPLGKELEDALRGRLPQAIFGQGYGMTEAGPVLSMCPAFAREPTPAKSGSCGTVVRNAELKVVDPDTGLSLGRNLPGEICIRGPQIMKGYLNDPVATAATIDVEGWLHTGDIGYVDDDDEVFIVDRVKELIKFKGFQVPPAELEALLIAHPSIADAAVVPQKDDAAGEVPVAFVVRAADSDIAEEAIKEFVSKQVVFYKRLHKVYFTHAIPKSASGKILRKELRAKLVSPVTA, encoded by the exons ATGATCAAGGTCGCGGCGCCGGAGGTGCAGCAGCCGCAGGGTGTCGCCGCAGCCGAGGCGGTCTCGGCGGTGGTGCCGGAGGCGACCATCTTCCGGTCCAAGCTTCCGGACATCGACATCCCGAGCCACCTGCCCCTGCACGAGTACTGCTTCGCCAAGGCGGCCGAGCTCCCGGACGCGCCGTGCCTCATCGCCGCGGCCACGGGGAGGACCTACACGTTCGCCGAGACGCATGCGTTCTGCCGCAAGGCCGCCGCGGCGCTGCACCGCCTCGGCGTCGGCCACGGCGACCGCGTCATGATCCTGCTCCAGAACTGCGTGgagttcgccgtcgccttcttcggcgcGTCCTTCCTCGGCGCCGTCAGCACGGCGGCCAACCCGTTCTGCACCCCGCAGGAGATCCACAAGCAGTTCGTCGCCTCCGGCGCCAAGGTGATCGTCACCCAGTCCGCCTACGTCGACAAGCTCCGGCACGAGAGCTTCCGGAGAATCAGTACAAGCGGTGGCGAGGACACGCTCACCGTGAtcaccgtcgacgacgaggcgaccACCCCGGAGGGCTGCCTGCCCTTCTGGGGGATCGTCGGGTCCGCCGACGAGGGCTCGGTCCCGGAGGTGTCCATCTCGCCGGACGACGCCGTGGCGCTGCCCTACTCGTCGGGCACGACGGGGCTGCCCAAGGGCGTGGTGCTGACGCACGGGGGCCTGGTGTCGAGCGTGGCGCAGCAGGTGGACGGCGAGAACCCGAACTTGTACATGCGGGAGGGGGACGTGGCGCTCTGCGTGCTGCCCCTGTTCCACATCTTCTCGCTCAACTCGGTGCTGCTGTGCGCGGTGCGCGCCGGCGCGGCCGTGATGCTGATGCCCAAGTTCGAGATGGGCGCCATGCTGGCGGGCATCGAGCGGTGGCGGGTGACGGTGGCCGCCGTGGTGCCGCCGCTGGTGCTGGCGCTGGCCAAGAACCCGGTGGTGGAGCAGCACGACCTGAGCTCCATCCGGATCGTGCTCTCCGGCGCCGCGCCGCTCGGCAAGGAGCTCGAGGACGCGCTACGTGGCCGCCTGCCGCAGGCCATCTTTGGACAG GGGTACGGGATGACGGAGGCCGGGCCGGTGCTGTCCATGTGCCCGGCGTTCGCGAGGGAGCCGACGCCGGCCAAGTCCGGGTCGTGCGGCACGGTGGTGCGCAACGCGGAGCTCAAGGTGGTGGACCCCGACACGGGCCTCTCCCTCGGCCGCAACCTCCCCGGCGAGATCTGCATCCGCGGCCCGCAGATCATGAAAG GCTACCTGAATGACCCCGTGGCCACGGCCGCGACGATCGACGTCGAGGGGTGGCTGCACACCGGCGACATCGGCTacgtcgacgacgacgacgaggtcttCATCGTCGACCGCGTCAAGGAGCTCATCAAGTTCAAGGGCTTCCAG GTGCCGCCGGCCGAGCTGGAGGCTCTGCTCATCGCGCATCCGTCCATCGCCGACGCGGCCGTCGTACC GCAAAAGGATGACGCCGCCGGTGAGGTCCCGGTCGCATTCGTGGTCCGCGCCGCCGATTCCGACATCGCCGAGGAGGCCATCAAGGAGTTCGTATCCAAGCAG GTGGTGTTTTACAAGAGGCTGCACAAGGTGTACTTCACCCATGCGATCCCCAAGTCGGCGTCAGGGAAGATACTGAGGAAAGAGCTGAGAGCCAAACTCGTCTCCCCCGTCACTGCCTGA